The following are encoded in a window of Fulvia fulva chromosome 7, complete sequence genomic DNA:
- a CDS encoding L-sorbose 1-dehydrogenase: MFESFQSKGMPYDADMFSHGNTVQGCGHAMRTTCQGYRATAADYVTKDQQRPNVKIRCDVTVDKVVTVKGTDRLLEANGVEYVDANGNRFSVNASRKVIVTAGTYCSPAVLMRSGIGPKAELEALDIPVQLDLPGVGENLQDHQLMWTYYESSDPTLTDDARINHDPDAYNTAHKEWTESKSGFMAVFPFGAFGFARLSERLDKENSPASEEWRSFPREEGRDPMSLTANQPNLEFFNTVGYGGPPEYTDFPKEGQHAFGMCCFLCGLKGRGKGTIKTKDPITPPFVNPRYLEDRRDLLMMTEGVRFANEIVMEGAGTKNVVKGAWPPGAKHHLNKINEDWQPFVRERCSTSYHPGGTAKLSKRDHEELAGGRLLDYAHVELRTYSNASIWDC, encoded by the coding sequence ATGTTCGAGTCTTTCCAGAGCAAGGGTATGCCATACGATGCTGACATGTTTAGCCACGGCAACACTGTCCAGGGTTGCGGCCATGCCATGAGGACGACATGCCAAGGATACCGTGCGACCGCTGCAGACTACGTGACGAAGGACCAGCAACGGCCCAATGTCAAAATCAGATGCGATGTCACTGTGGATAAGGTTGTTACCGTCAAGGGAACCGATAGGCTTCTCGAAGCCAACGGAGTCGAGTACGTTGATGCGAATGGGAACAGGTTCTCGGTGAACGCCTCCAGGAAAGTCATCGTTACTGCCGGCACTTATTGTAGTCCTGCAGTGCTTATGCGATCGGGTATCGGACCGAAGGCTGAGCTCGAAGCACTCGATATTCCCGTACAACTCGACTTGCCTGGCGTTGGTGAGAATCTGCAAGATCACCAGCTTATGTGGACATACTACGAGAGCAGCGACCCAACTCTGACCGACGACGCCCGCATAAACCACGATCCAGACGCGTACAACACTGCCCATAAGGAATGGACGGAGAGCAAGAGTGGATTCATGGCAGTATTCCCATTCGGTGCTTTCGGCTTTGCGAGACTCTCAGAGCGCCTCGACAAGGAGAACAGCCCTGCCAGTGAGGAATGGCGCAGCTTCCCGCGCGAGGAAGGTCGTGATCCAATGAGCTTGACCGCAAACCAGCCTAATTTGGAATTCTTCAACACTGTCGGCTACGGAGGTCCTCCAGAATACACCGACTTCCCCAAAGAGGGCCAACATGCTTTCGGGATGTGCTGTTTCCTGTGCGGTCTCAAAGGCCGTGGAAAAGGGACCATTAAGACAAAGGATCCAATCACACCTCCATTCGTGAACCCAAGATATCTCGAAGACAGACGTGATCTCCTCATGATGACCGAGGGCGTACGATTCGCGAACGAGATCGTCATGGAGGGTGCGGGTACCAAGAATGTTGTCAAAGGCGCCTGGCCACCTGGAGCTAAGCATCATCTGAACAAGATTAACGAGGACTGGCAACCATTTGTCCGAGAACGATGTTCAACATCTTATCACCCGGGAGGTACCGCCAAACTGAGCAAGCGTGATCACGAAGAACTTGCGGGTGGCAGACTGCTCGATTATGCCCACGTTGAACTCAGGACATACTCAAATGCCAGCATATGGGATTGCTGA
- a CDS encoding Ecp28-2, whose protein sequence is MYFPTILLTLLALFTTSIHGCAHYLNCKCHDSKDNLQNDWVTEQACDKYKTDHGSKQLKYKGAPHHQCVGNPIDDGTRSMDNCEWDKACKSYGTQYYQWCWEKLW, encoded by the exons ATGTACTTTCCAACGATCCTCCTCACACTCTTAGCTCTTTTCACCACAAGTATACACGGCTGCGCTCACTACTTGAACTGCAAATGCCACGATAGCAAGGACAACCTCCAAAATGACTGGGTCACGGAACAGGCTTGCGACAAGTACAAGACAGATCATGGATCCAAACAACTCAAATACAAAGGGGCTCCGCATCATCAG TGCGTTGGCAACCCCATAGACGACGGTACCCGATCGATGGATAATTGCGAGTGGGATAAGGCGTGCAAATCGTATGGAACGCAGTATTATCAGTGGTGCTGGGAGAAGTTGTGGTAG